Genomic segment of Populus nigra chromosome 6, ddPopNigr1.1, whole genome shotgun sequence:
ATTGGAGTTGGCTACAGTATTACTTCTATCCACCCTGTCTGTTTGGAATTAGATTTCTTTGCTACAATAACACTTATCAATTTTTTGATATGACTCAGCATTAAATTACTGTCCTCCTTCATCTATCTGGTTCTCGGTAGTTTGTTTTATCTccctaaaaattaaacaagccatgtcaaagtttcaattttcgGTGCAATTTTTTTACACTTGAAATTCTGTAATTGGGTTGTATTTCTTGCTCATGTTCCTTGATCATTTGCGGGGACAAGGAATAGAAAAAGGtaagaaaagagaggaaggaGGATGGTCTAGATAATTGGTTGGCTTATCAGTTCATGAGTTCTGTTTTGCTTCGAGTATGTATGAAATTTCAGGGAACTATATACTCGGTAGAAGTTGATCGAGGATTAAGCTTCCCCTGCAGCTTTAATATTACTGCTTCCTGCTTTCTCCATGAAAAATAAGcatcataaaagaaagaacagtGCTCTATTGATCACTATAATACCAGCAGTATTAGTCTGCACATATCCTTGTGAATTTGTTCGTATACATTTTGTAGCAGCAGAAGATTGGTGCTCTTTTCTGGAACAGGTAACTTTTTATAACTGGTGGATTTAAAAGCAGAAACATGTCCGAGGAAGCTTTCCTGTTTTTCTGATTgtatttgccttttcttttgccttGAACTCTTCATTTCTTTGCCTTTCTGCTGCCTTTGCTTTTGCTCCTCCTGCAATCTGATCAATATCAACAATATCATCATGAAATTGTTTCAAGGCTCTTGACCGTATTCGCTCCAGGTCACTCTGCAGATCCAATAAATACTTATCAGCTCCTGAGAAAAAGTTGAGTTGGATTACAAAAATGTAAATGAAGCAAACCTCTGTTTTTCGAAGTCTTTTTTtggccttttctttcttcttgttctccCAGGAAAGTATTGTGGCATTCATCTGCTCGTACCTGACAATTCTTTGTATTAGTGGAAGAACAATATCACATTGTGTTTGcttgtaaaagaaaaatcaaagcaaatcCTTGCAAATCTTGGATGATGTTATTTCCGTGTACTTGGCATGTGTAATTTTTGTTAGGACGACTGTTTTGGTTTTGCTTGTAATAGATTTTATGGTTTAGTAAAGCACTCTCCATATGAATTGAATACCTCTTTTGGATCTTAGACAATTCAGCTCTCTCCCAAGCATCTGCATCAGCCCCGTCTTCTATTGCAGGTCTTGTCGGTGGGATTGCAGGCTTGCTTGTGGGAGGCAGTTCAGGCTTTGGTACtgtaatttttggttttatAGGAAGCACGTCAGTCATAGGCTCCGCACTTTCAATGGAGGTTGGGATTTTCTTCATTGATGGAGCAGCAGGCTTGTCAGTAGGTGTTAAGGTCCTTTTAACCCATGGGGCAGCAGCGGCAACCTCGctagttgttttttctttggtaGCTGTTTCTGGCACCTCCCTATCTTGGCTTTTCGAACCTTTACCTGATTAGACGTAGTTAATTAATGCTTGTTCAATAAAGTACAATTGGGAGACTAGtttattcaaattgttttaCCTGAAAATTGTTTAGATATCCTGCCAGATTCTGAGATTAAACCTGCCAATCCTTCCCTTTTTCTGTCAGCCTGGGTCATTGAAGTCTCAGGTCCCTTGCTGATCTTTTTCTGTTCCGGGATGCTCGATGCGTTCAACGATGTTATGGCATAAGCCGCCGCTGCCACAGCAACTTCCTGCTCTGTTCTATTGGAATCATAATCTTGGTTCGTTTGTCCAGAAAATTGTCTCCGGAACCAGTTCTGAGGTCTCTTGTTTTCTGCAAAATCCATCAATGAGATTCATTAGTCTTCTCATCTATATATTTTACTACCTTAACTGTCAGCTCTTGGGTTTTTTCTTCCGCTGGTAATTATCTGCAGTACGGACATTTGAGTAACTCTATTTTTCATGAGcatgtaaaatacaaaaaacacatCAAGCTTTTTAGTTCGGTAATGGAAGTTTAAAGgaaattcataaaaatcttACGAGTATCGTCTTTAAAGGATGAAGTCTTGAGGGATGGAATTCTTCTTTGTCTGGCACTTCGAGGCTCTTCTGGTTTTTCCTGTCCAGAAAATCTCACCCTGACAGAAATGGCCAGTCATGATGGGGTCCTTGAGAACATTAATGTTAATGAGAGTCGTGCGTTTACCTGACTTGCTTTAGCATATTCTCCATTGCTCGAGGAAATGGCTGTTCTGAAATCTCAAGTTCCTGGACATTGTGCAGGATTCATCTTTTCTGTGTTTATTTGAAGGTGAAGCTTTAGGAAAGGAGGCAATTTGTTATAGTTAGGCGTGGCGTAGGCTGTGACTATGTTGTAGGAGTCAAGTAAAGTTAGGATATATGCTTTGCCTGGTTTGGATTTGTCAAGGAAAGAATAGTCTTGATGCTTAACTTTTCATTAAACAtgtaacataataaaaaaaatctccattACATTCTAACAACCTTTCTGCAGGTTTCTTTCTGCTGAAGAAGTGGATAAGAATCTTGATGGGAAACTTCAAATTAGGGATTGAAAAAGGTGTCTTTTTGCTCtccataaatttctttttgCACAAAAAGGAACATTTTTTAAGAACAATCATACAACCCCCGAAGTCAACTTATGAGTTCTGAATCTAGTGTAAGAGAAACTGGTGATTCTTGATTTAATCCTCAAGGCAGCTTCAAGAACTTTTTTACCAcgtattacaaagttaaattgtGAACTTCGAGTTCTCTGAACAGAATCAAGTCTTCCTTCATCTAAAAGGTGCAGCGCCTTGAGACGTAGCCTGCACAACTTGGGTTCGGCTTTCACAATCATCTGACCCCTTGAGGCAGTGcataattaacaaaacactaaaGATGCCACTAATTTTACACTCATCAAACattatttattagaatagtatttttattttcaatttaactcttaataatttaatctttttatttttatttatttatttatttattttattttttaatattagattgttttgaaaattatgctatgtaatttttttcaactttttttttgttgggctaGTCTTatgaatttagttattttttttatttcaaccctcaatattagatttgttaaaaatataagctccataatttttttcaacttgctTTCTATAAAtctatcttaattttataatctaaGCCGAgagtttaataagttaactTAGATTAActaaggttaattttttaagctgtcttttctaattgatttattttttgatttcattctTTACTATTAAGTTGGTTAGAAATTAGACtcgtaatgttttttatttgtttctatgAGATTACCTAATCTCATAACCTAAACCCCGGGTTTGGTAGTTTgacccaaaattatttttactttattttttgttatagaaTTAGCTAAACCTAGTTAAATTTGGTTAATTAGCATGACTTTTGTATTTtgagttataattaaaaaattcctcATAAATAATTtacgataaaaataaattaaaatgacttGAGGTTAACAATATGCTTAGTAAAAATTActcaaaattacttttaaaaaatatacaatgtaAGTGAGAATCcataagttaaaaattaaaaattttaatttttgactaaatcaatattttaactcaatttaatAACCTTTtgacttaaatttaaattaaaaattatttttaactaaaaatattaatgatttttcttggagtcaagaaataatttaaatcaactCGTAAAAGCcatatcaaacataaattaaatgatttgaaATGTAGGAAGTAAGTTAAGTGGGTACacataactaattttttttttataaaaaaatggattataaataataaataaataatgattacaACGTTACCCAACCTATTTAGATGCAACCTAACCCACCTATTTGCCATCTCTAGTGGCACATactaattagataatttttaacttttgtgTATTTGAGAATGCTATAACGATTTCAAAAAAAAGATAGCAACTCGCAATGGCGACTTAGTTAGACTTGGAAGGAAATTTAGGAGATTTTGGGATTTAACAACGCTGCAACTGAAATTACAGTAAGCATCAATGATTTGAATTggtatgaaaagaaaaggaaaacataaacTATTGAAATCAACTAAACTTAAGAGAAAAAACACGAGAAAAGTAAACTTCTAAGCACATGCAGGAGCTTTGAAGTCTCTAATAGTAACATAAACTATTGAATCAGGGGCGACTCTGATCGGGGAAGAAGAATCAACAATCATTGGACTCAGTGAAGGAATGTCTTGAGAACTTGTAAGCTGCAAAGGAGTTCCATTCAGCAGTACCACATCACTCTGGATGTTGCCATCTTTTGGGGTCAAATGATACTCTTCTCTTTGATATGAACCATTAACAGTCATTCTGTAATTATGTGGGTACTTGTTTTCGTCATTGGTGACAGAAACATCAATGGAAGTggagtttgacatgttaatgaTAAGCATTGTGATGCCAGGCTGCAAATTAGTAGAACTATAATTAATGCCTCATGGTGCAAAGGAGAATTGCAATGACAGAGATTTTGTAGCTTTACATTTACCTTCTGCTTTGAACAATGAGTGTATGTTCTCAAATATGGGGAGCCAAAATGATTGGTAGCGAGCACAGTCTTTCCCATTAAGCGATGCCACAGAAGTGCACTAATACaaggtaataaaataaatacaccagtaattaagtaaataaaataagaaggaaTTCATACAGAATTAAGACTATTCTTGTCAAGAAGAGAGTAACACGCACCCATAATAGTCTGGATTTGGGATGAAGGATGTAGTGTTAAGCAGACCATAGTTTCCTCCAATGAGGGTCTGTCTGCAGTAGACCTTATGATTGAAGGTTGCTGTCATGCCTAGTTGATCCAGGTACCTGTTCCATAACAATCACGTAAATTACGAGTAAAATCCATGCAATTCTCAGGAGGTAAGATAAAAATAAGTGGAGTCTCCTTACCAAAATCCATTAACAAAAGTATGCGAGACATCCTTGCCACCACTGTTATAAGCACCACCAGATTCCCCAACCCATGGTCCTGCCCACGGACCAAATTCCTTGACAACATTTTCAAGGTCTTTGAATGTTTCTGCTATTTCATCCAGGAAATATGGATCCTGAATCTTGTTGATCAGGGTTTTATCGACACCTGCGTACTTGGTTGTTAGTTAACCATATCGGTACTAGACGCATTAACTCggttttgttaatatataaagataaaaaaaaaaaaaaggaatggggGAGGAAGGAGAGAGAGTGAACTAATAATACATGCCTGCACCAAGATTGTATATATGGTGGGTTACTCCATCGACAGCATGTGGTCCTGAGACCTCAAGGAAGGTTTTAAACCATTCAGTGTCGTAAAAACCAGCAGGGCCCAACACCCTAGGCTGTGTCTCGCGATCTGGGTACAGCTCCTTCACTATTTCTTTAAGTTGAATAATATCTTTAGCATACTGGTCAGCCTCCAGTCTTGCAGATACCCCAGATGCACACAACTCATTTCCTGACAGATAATCAGGACATGGAATTAGTTGCGTAATAAGACACGTTAGAAAACACAAGAAGTTATGCTACTGCATTCAAGCAAAGCGTGGTCTTAATTACCTAATTCATAGGAATCAATCTTGTATCCCTTTGATGCAGTATATTTCATGAAATCTCGGGCATTTTTTGAGTTCCATTCACCAACCCAAAGTGTAGAATTGTCAGATTTCCTCTTCCCAATAAGGGCATTTAAACCAAATGTGATTTTAGCACTGccagaaaacacaaaaatcgTGTGAGTTTTAGCTGCGGcaatttattaaatcatattTCGGGGAGAGTAACTTGGTGTGAAATGCATGCGGTACACGTACTTTGTTTGCTTAAACAAGTCATTGAGCTGATCCCATCTATCCATGGGCAGAGAACCTTTGCTGAATCCAAATAAACCATCATCTTGTTTCTTGAAATGAGGGAATTTTTTAGTGGAGTCGCCGACTTGATAAACCAACTGATCTTGCAATGAGCCTCCAAGTCTGATTCTCAGAGGATCAAATGCTGAAATCGTATGAACAATCAGGACCTTAGAAGCTAAGAGAGTTGGTCAATGCAGAAGGAGTAGAAGGTCGAAGACACCAAGAACAGGATTTCTGCAATTTCTAGATGCTTGTAGGAGCggatacatatattttttggatgtAGGATAATAAGCCAATGATTACAACCATGATTTCTATCCTGCAATTTCTAAATTCTTGCAGAGAAGGATCACATATTGTTTTAAAGCTAAACAGAAGTAGTCACCAGATCATCTTGAAAAGGCAAAACGCTGACATGGATTAGTACATTATGCAGAAGCATTCCTCTTAATGTGGCCAATCAGGACCTCTGACACttgaaatattaaagaaaacatGTGGATTAAAGGCCAAAGACAACATTTGAACATTGCAATTCCGAAAGACATGTAGAAgcaggatatatatatatcaatatattCTGCAAACCCAGCATTGAGACCTGATAACTCCAAACATGATTTCCAAACAGCAATTATACATCTATAATCACGAATCATTTTAAACCTGAtagaagttaaaagaaaaacgaATTTGTAATTACCAAATCATCCAGAGTTTAATTTGGCTACGTTTTATTGAGTGCcatgcaaaaaatataaaaatgtctaCCAACTTCTGGAAATAAATATCAGCAATCCacttcaacttttctttttttaaaaaaaaattattcaatgctATTGTAAATATGACAGCAAGAGTAACAGTTTTGTCTTGGAAATAAATCATCCACACCGAAAAGCATTAAACATATACATGAGAATACTTCTATAGTTTTGTCCAATCAAAACTTACCCTTGATAGCATTAGCCAGAATCTTGTTGTTCAAATCCTGCAAATATGGCAAAGCCCCTAAAGTCTTAGCATCCCGATCAATAAGAGTATTCGGCGGCAAAGAAATTTAcaagacacaaaaaaaaaagacaaaccaGATTGAGGAGGCCAGCCTTCCCCCATGGGCACTGATTGTAATCGCACTTTTCACTAGGCCACCAATCTAAAGTTGcacatataaaattatcatcgGTTTTCGCTATGGAAGTTACCCCTTGAACAAAAACCTTCACATCATCTGCTGCACATAAAGAAGAGAAGCACAGCGATGCAAGAATCCAAGACACAGCAAGTCTTAGGCCAGCCATTCTGGTAGAGCTTTGATTCGAGATAACAATGATAGAGGAGACATCTTTATAGATAGATATAGTAATTGATTTTGTGACAGATTGATTCTGTTAGGATGTTGATAATAACAAATCTGTACAGTTATAATTGTCCTCGACTTCTTGATTCACCATAACTCTGTAATTATCTACTGACTCATCTCAACTGATCTGGCCTAAGCTGGAGCCCCCacccgaaaaaaaaaacaaacatattttccatttataaaaaaaaggttcctACTTTATAGCATgcgaaaaaagaaagataagagAGAGGATAATCTCTTGTTTGCATAATTTTCTTGTATTTCATTTTACAAGTATGTAAGATTCTCATTGTTAtataatcaaaattatattccCATTCAATTCATAATTCCAGAGCAAACCAATTTATTCACGCGATGGGTTGGTAGCTTTTAAAATCTGTTTTTATTTGgttcttttataattaaaataaagattttcaCGAACGCCTgtggtttaattatattttttttattgaacgaattatttttttcttattcgtgctttttttccaaaatattttcttattggtagcatgttttttaaactaaaagggAAGgcagtaaaaatatattttttttgtaagaatctcaataatttaaaataagtgGGAAAACATATATCCCTtcaatctaagcttttttttttcaataagaaCATGTTTTTTGAGAAGcaatgctttttaaataaaaaatttatgatctcaaaagcaagtttcaataaattaaaaaaacattgcaaaCAATATCTAGATATTGTGTACGCAATTAAAAGGGGAAAATAAAAGTTCATCTAagaaaattttgtaaaaaaattataataaaaaagtgtaaaatttatttttattgaaaatttatgttcacgaatctttaaaaaatagcatattaggttcatatataataattaactaaaagattgttaatattataaaaaaatattataatattatttaaaaaaacaaaaacaagattgAATGATCTTGAATGGaataatagtttaaatattttaaaaaaaaattctgtgaatgggagaatgaaaaaaaaaacgttttctttaaatgtattgtataattattattagtcatTGATAAAACACCTTGGGCCCAATCCAAGAATGGCTCCCTTTGGAGATGGAGCAGGCTGGGTTCGGGTCCAACGACTAATATTCTATCTGCTTGTAGTTAACAATTCAGGCATAGCATCTGAAGGTTTGAGGCCCGTATAGGCGGATTGCGTGTGCATACAATATGGAGCAGAAGAATGGGCAGTCTCCTTGCAGGGGCGAAGAAAATAATCAGAGAATGCCTAGTCCAAACAGTTCTTCTGAAGAAGCCGTAGAGAGCATTTACTAGGCGCTTGCCCGAGTCGAGGCCCAAAGGCTGATGCTGCCGCTGAGAGACTGGTGCAGAGTGGTCAACTTCTATACTTTGAATCCTCACATTTGTACGCGGCATCCGGGAAACATGGCTAGTTGATGAGAAATAGAGGGGTAGACAAGGCGCCAGGTTGCAGTTCAATCAAGATCTATGGCATGGTTCATGAGTGCATTGCATGACGAGAGAACCACGCGAATACATGGAAGAAGGTGGATCGGCTTTGGAGAAGATTAACGGGCAGTTGAGTTATTTGGGATGCGACATTGATTGCTTTCAGTTGACAAGGCGTAACTTTCAGCGTCATCTTCTTTAAGGCTGTTAAGCTCTTGATTGCACTGATACTATCGTGAACTGGTCAGATGTGTTCAAGGGCCTTGAGGTTCATACCGGTCAAGCATCTCACAAAACTAACTTGCAAGATCATTGTGAAACTCATCATGTTACATTCAGTGAGCCACTAGCTTTACAACCCAatatagattatatttttttcccgaTCTAGATGGCATTGATTTCAAGGTTGATGCGTGCATGCCAGATAGAGATCTCGTCTTTGGATTTTGTATTTAAATGCAGTCGTTTGGTTGATTTAACAGCGTCTTGACAGCATTCAGATCGAGGGTGTGACGGCAGCGCTCGGTATATAGCACGGAAGAAAACGGTGAACATGATAATAGTTCAAGAAAAATGACAGCATTAATTTCCTCGGAATCTCGTGGCACATCCAGATACTGATAGACCATGCTTCTCTTAATCCACACTAGTTACATGGGGAGATTTGACCCATTTTGGGCTCTACTTTAACTTTTCTTGTATACCTTATAAACACTGAGATCATTAATGGGAAAGTTTGAACTAGAGAGCAGCTACATTTTCCCATTTCATtacagaaacataaataaagccTTGTGAAGTCAAAAATATTATAGtattcaaaaataaagaaaggttGATGCTTACACTAAACTACAAACTCGGTATCAGACACTTCAAGGACTTTGTGAACACCTATTGGGTTTACACCTGGCTTGAATGCATTTCCTTCGATATACCTGCAGAAAACATTCAATTAGCTGTAGATCACCGAGATGCACTATAAGGAATTATCACATTCCCAAGCCCAAG
This window contains:
- the LOC133696838 gene encoding heparanase-like protein 2, with the translated sequence MAGLRLAVSWILASLCFSSLCAADDVKVFVQGVTSIAKTDDNFICATLDWWPSEKCDYNQCPWGKAGLLNLDLNNKILANAIKAFDPLRIRLGGSLQDQLVYQVGDSTKKFPHFKKQDDGLFGFSKGSLPMDRWDQLNDLFKQTNAKITFGLNALIGKRKSDNSTLWVGEWNSKNARDFMKYTASKGYKIDSYELGNELCASGVSARLEADQYAKDIIQLKEIVKELYPDRETQPRVLGPAGFYDTEWFKTFLEVSGPHAVDGVTHHIYNLGAGVDKTLINKIQDPYFLDEIAETFKDLENVVKEFGPWAGPWVGESGGAYNSGGKDVSHTFVNGFWYLDQLGMTATFNHKVYCRQTLIGGNYGLLNTTSFIPNPDYYGALLWHRLMGKTVLATNHFGSPYLRTYTHCSKQKPGITMLIINMSNSTSIDVSVTNDENKYPHNYRMTVNGSYQREEYHLTPKDGNIQSDVVLLNGTPLQLTSSQDIPSLSPMIVDSSSPIRVAPDSIVYVTIRDFKAPACA
- the LOC133696202 gene encoding remorin 1.4-like isoform X2; the encoded protein is MENMLKQVRVRFSGQEKPEEPRSARQRRIPSLKTSSFKDDTQNKRPQNWFRRQFSGQTNQDYDSNRTEQEVAVAAAAYAITSLNASSIPEQKKISKGPETSMTQADRKREGLAGLISESGKGSKSQDREVPETATKEKTTSEVAAAAPWVKRTLTPTDKPAAPSMKKIPTSIESAEPMTDVLPIKPKITVPKPELPPTSKPAIPPTRPAIEDGADADAWERAELSKIQKRYEQMNATILSWENKKKEKAKKRLRKTESDLERIRSRALKQFHDDIVDIDQIAGGAKAKAAERQRNEEFKAKEKANTIRKTGKLPRTCFCF
- the LOC133696202 gene encoding remorin 1.4-like isoform X1 produces the protein MENMLKQVRVRFSGQEKPEEPRSARQRRIPSLKTSSFKDDTQNKRPQNWFRRQFSGQTNQDYDSNRTEQEVAVAAAAYAITSLNASSIPEQKKISKGPETSMTQADRKREGLAGLISESGRISKQFSGKGSKSQDREVPETATKEKTTSEVAAAAPWVKRTLTPTDKPAAPSMKKIPTSIESAEPMTDVLPIKPKITVPKPELPPTSKPAIPPTRPAIEDGADADAWERAELSKIQKRYEQMNATILSWENKKKEKAKKRLRKTESDLERIRSRALKQFHDDIVDIDQIAGGAKAKAAERQRNEEFKAKEKANTIRKTGKLPRTCFCF